Within Bacillus thermozeamaize, the genomic segment CTTCAAACGCAAAAAGGCGGAATTTGAAGAGGTGGCCAAAGTGGGCTGGTGGCATCCGGACTACCGCGAAAAGGATGCCGAGTTGCGCCAGCTTTGGGAGGAGCTGCATCGTCTGGAAGTGGTCAAGGCCTACAAATCGGCAGAGGATCGCGTGGACAAGATGCTGTATCATGTCAGCCGTACGCTGGCGCGTTCGGTGTCGCACACGATCAAGGTGCCGCGCAACGATGAGGATACGGCGACGGGATGTGGCGGCGGTTGCGGCGGTTGCGGCAACGGGTATCGCCGGTGCGGATAAGCCAGGCGTTGTGGAGAATGGTTGTAATAAGAGGGACGGCGTCCGAAAAGACGGCCGTCCCCTTGTTTGTTCATGTATGCAATGCCCTCGGAGCCACCAAAATCCCGTCTTCATCCGCATAGACCCAGGCTCCCGGCGTCCATTCGGCCCCGGCGAACCAGAGGGTGATATCCCGTTGTCCTTTCCCCTGCTTGTTGCTTTTCCGCGGGTTGCTTGCCAATGCGTAGATGCCCACCTGCATCTTGGCCAGTTCGGCTGTGTCGCGTACGCAGCCATGGATGATGAATCCCGCGAGTCCCCGGGATACAGCGATGGCCGCCAGGTTATCCCCCAGAAGCGCACAGCTCGTGGAGCCGCCGCCGTCGACAACCAGGACCGAACCGGCCGGCACGCTTTCAATGGCTTGTTTGACGAGGACATTGTCTTCGTATACGCGAACCGTGGCCACGGGTCCGCAAAACCGCTGATTCCCCCCAAATGACCGGAAGAGGGGTTGGCAGACCTGGACCTCTTGTCCAAATGCGTCACAGAGATCGGCTGTTTTCCAACTCACGATGATCCTCCTTTTCTGCTTCTCTTTTCTTTTCCAAAATCTATGATTTTCAGGATCCCCTTGATTCTAGCGCAACATGCGGCAAATGCCAATCCATGTGTCCCTGTTGGCAGGGACCGTTGCTTGTGTCGGGGAAAAAAATGGGTTAGCATGGAGGCGATCGGAATAGCGTGGGATTCCGAAACAGAGTGAGATTCTGTCACGGCGGAAACTTGTATAGGACGAAGTCCGGGACAAATCGCATGCTGTGAATGTGAAGGAGTGGTGAAGCTTGAGTCGTGCACGACATCGTTCCATCGAAGCGTTTCGCAAAGCCGTGCAATACCTTCCCGGAGGGGTGAACAGCCCCGTCAGGGCGTTTCGGGCAGTGGAAACCGATCCCGTGTTCATTGAGAGGGGAGAAGGATCCCGGGTTTTTGACATCGACGGCAATGAGTACATCGATTACCTCGGTTCCTGGGGCCCGCTGATTTTGGGGCATGCCCACCCGGCCGTCGTGCGGGCCATCCAGGAGACAGCGCAGCGAGGCACCAGTTTTGGCGCGCCGACAGAACTGGAAACGGAAATGGCCCAGCTGGTCAGCGAGATTGTTCCTTCCATTGAAGTGGTGCGGATGGTCAACTCGGGGACTGAGGCGACGATGAGCGCCCTGCGCCTTGCGAGAGGATATACGGGACGGGACAAGATTGTGAAATTTGAAGGCAGCTACCACGGACATGCTGACAGTTTGCTGATCAAGGCCGGATCCGGAGTGGCCTCCCTGAGCCTGCCAGACAGCCCGGGCGTGCCGCCGCAGGTGGCTGCCCACACGTTGACCGCGCCGTATAATGACCTTGAAAGTGTCAAAGTGATCTTTGAACGTTTCGGCGAAGAAATTGCCGCCGTGATTGTGGAGCCTGTGGCCGGCAATATGGGAGTGGTGCCGCCCTTGCCCGGATTTTTGGAAGGTTTGCGGAAGCTGACCCAGGAATACGGCGCCCTGCTGATTTTTGATGAAGTGATGACTGGTTTTCGCGTCAGTTATCAAGGGGCGCAGGGACTTTACGGGGTGACTCCCGATCTGACGACGTTGGGAAAAGTCATCGGCGGCGGCTTGCCGGTGGGAGCTTACGGCGGCAGGCGGGAGATCATGGAACAGGTGGCCCCGGCAGGGCCGGTATACCAGGCGGGGACATTGTCTGGAAACCCTCTGGCGATGGCGGCGGGACTGACCACCCTGAAAGAGCTGGGCAAACCGGGGGTGTACGAATCGCTGGAGAAAAAGGCGGCTTACCTCGAAGAGCAATTTCGCCGCAACGCCGAAGAAGTGGGGATTCCATGTCAGATCAACCGCGTGGGGTCGATGATGAGCCTCTTCTTCACTTCCCAACCGGTCACCAACTTTGCCACAGCGAAGACCTCAGACACCAAGCGTTTCGCCCGTTATTTCCAGAAATTGCTTGACCTGGGCGTGTTTATTGCGCCGTCGCAGTTTGAAGGGATGTTCATCTCCACGGCCCACACCCAGGAGGATCTGGATCGGACGGTAGAGGCGCAGCGTGAAGCGCTGAAATCGCTGTAATATATGCGTACCAGTACTATTCAACCGTCAAGGACCATATACATTCCGTTGAGGGAGTGTAACCATGCTTCCCTCGTGGACCTATGATTTCACGAGGTTTTGAAAGCAGGGA encodes:
- a CDS encoding glutamate-1-semialdehyde-2,1-aminomutase; this translates as MSRARHRSIEAFRKAVQYLPGGVNSPVRAFRAVETDPVFIERGEGSRVFDIDGNEYIDYLGSWGPLILGHAHPAVVRAIQETAQRGTSFGAPTELETEMAQLVSEIVPSIEVVRMVNSGTEATMSALRLARGYTGRDKIVKFEGSYHGHADSLLIKAGSGVASLSLPDSPGVPPQVAAHTLTAPYNDLESVKVIFERFGEEIAAVIVEPVAGNMGVVPPLPGFLEGLRKLTQEYGALLIFDEVMTGFRVSYQGAQGLYGVTPDLTTLGKVIGGGLPVGAYGGRREIMEQVAPAGPVYQAGTLSGNPLAMAAGLTTLKELGKPGVYESLEKKAAYLEEQFRRNAEEVGIPCQINRVGSMMSLFFTSQPVTNFATAKTSDTKRFARYFQKLLDLGVFIAPSQFEGMFISTAHTQEDLDRTVEAQREALKSL
- a CDS encoding ribonuclease, with protein sequence MSWKTADLCDAFGQEVQVCQPLFRSFGGNQRFCGPVATVRVYEDNVLVKQAIESVPAGSVLVVDGGGSTSCALLGDNLAAIAVSRGLAGFIIHGCVRDTAELAKMQVGIYALASNPRKSNKQGKGQRDITLWFAGAEWTPGAWVYADEDGILVAPRALHT